One segment of Amycolatopsis alba DSM 44262 DNA contains the following:
- the fahA gene encoding fumarylacetoacetase, whose product MTTIDIPAGSLFGIDNLPYGVFSVDGDSPRVGVRVGDSVLDLAAALGDDVFAAPSLNPFMAQGYDRWVAVRARIRDLVSGELPDGAVHPVARATLHLPIEVADYVDFYASEHHASNVGRLFRPDAEPLLPNWKHLPVGYHGRSGTVLVSGTDIVRPSGQRKTPADASPVYGPSTRLDIEAEMGFVVGTGTPLNTPISPDSFSRHVFGAVLLNDWSARDIQAWEYVPLGPHLGKSFATSISPWVVPILALEAARIPLPGQLDPVPLPYLRESEPWGLDIDLVIEWNGDEVSRPPFREMYWSPAQMLAHLTVNGASSRTGDLYGSGTISGPEKHQRGAFLELSWGGKEPLTVKGEERTFLLDGDEVVITGTAPGANGSRIGFGEVRGRVLPAK is encoded by the coding sequence ATGACCACGATCGACATCCCCGCAGGCTCCCTGTTCGGGATCGACAACCTGCCGTACGGCGTGTTCTCCGTCGACGGCGATTCCCCGCGCGTCGGCGTGCGCGTCGGGGACTCCGTCCTGGACCTGGCCGCGGCGCTCGGCGACGACGTCTTCGCCGCGCCGTCGCTGAATCCGTTCATGGCGCAGGGATACGACCGCTGGGTGGCGGTCCGGGCGCGGATCCGTGACCTGGTCTCCGGTGAGCTGCCCGACGGCGCGGTCCATCCCGTCGCGCGGGCGACCCTGCACCTGCCGATCGAGGTCGCGGACTACGTCGACTTCTACGCCTCCGAGCACCACGCCTCGAACGTCGGCAGGCTGTTCCGCCCGGACGCGGAACCGTTGCTGCCCAACTGGAAGCACCTCCCGGTCGGCTACCACGGACGCTCCGGCACGGTCCTGGTCTCCGGTACGGACATCGTGCGCCCGAGCGGCCAGCGCAAGACCCCGGCCGACGCCTCGCCGGTGTACGGGCCGAGCACACGGCTGGACATCGAAGCGGAGATGGGTTTCGTCGTCGGCACCGGAACGCCGCTGAACACCCCGATCTCCCCGGATTCCTTCTCCCGGCACGTTTTCGGCGCGGTCCTGCTCAACGATTGGTCGGCCCGCGACATCCAGGCGTGGGAATACGTTCCGCTGGGCCCGCATCTCGGCAAGAGCTTCGCGACCTCGATCTCCCCTTGGGTGGTACCGATCCTGGCACTGGAGGCCGCGCGGATCCCGCTGCCCGGCCAGCTGGATCCGGTGCCGCTGCCGTATCTGCGGGAGAGCGAACCGTGGGGTCTCGACATCGACCTGGTCATCGAATGGAACGGTGACGAGGTCAGCCGCCCGCCCTTCCGCGAGATGTACTGGTCGCCCGCCCAGATGCTCGCGCACCTGACGGTCAACGGCGCCTCGTCACGCACGGGAGACCTGTACGGCTCCGGGACGATCTCCGGACCGGAGAAGCACCAGCGCGGCGCGTTCCTCGAATTGTCCTGGGGCGGCAAGGAACCGCTCACGGTCAAAGGGGAGGAGCGCACCTTCCTGCTGGACGGCGACGAGGTCGTGATCACCGGAACCGCGCCCGGCGCGAACGGCTCGCGGATCGGATTTGGCGAGGTCCGCGGCCGCGTGCTGCCCGCGAAGTGA
- a CDS encoding tRNA-dihydrouridine synthase, with product MTTTVEHPALAPTTLGGLALRNRYAVAPMTRVSAAPDGTPTGEMADYYTEYARGGFGLVLSEGIYPDTAASQGYFNQPGLARDEHVAGWRVVTAGVRAAGGRMIAQLMHAGAISQGNPHRDHTVGPSAVQPRGEKMPAYGGSGPWAEPRALTTAEIDDVVEGFAAAARRARQAGFDGVEVHAANGYLLDQFLTDYTNRRTDSYGGSVDGRIRLTARVVTAVAEAVPDLVTGVRLSQTKVNDFTYRWPGGRDDAEVIFAAVAEAGAGYLHIASEGRNWLETAKLSDGETITALARKVTGLPVIANGGMHDLAQAHEVLTGGHADVLSIGHGALANPDLPARVAASEPLQEFDRAMVSPTVTVANARRWRESRQA from the coding sequence ATGACCACCACCGTCGAACACCCCGCGCTGGCCCCGACCACCCTCGGCGGTCTCGCGCTGCGCAACCGCTACGCCGTCGCCCCCATGACCCGCGTCTCGGCCGCGCCCGACGGCACGCCGACCGGCGAGATGGCCGACTACTACACCGAATACGCCCGCGGCGGCTTCGGGCTCGTGCTCAGCGAGGGCATCTATCCCGACACCGCGGCCAGCCAGGGCTACTTCAACCAGCCGGGTCTCGCACGGGACGAGCACGTCGCGGGCTGGCGCGTCGTCACCGCCGGAGTACGCGCGGCGGGCGGGCGGATGATCGCCCAGCTCATGCACGCCGGGGCGATCTCCCAGGGGAATCCGCACCGGGACCACACCGTCGGGCCTTCGGCCGTCCAGCCGCGCGGGGAGAAGATGCCCGCGTACGGCGGTTCCGGGCCGTGGGCCGAACCCCGTGCGCTGACCACCGCCGAGATCGACGACGTCGTCGAGGGTTTCGCGGCGGCGGCCCGGCGTGCCCGGCAGGCCGGCTTCGACGGTGTCGAGGTGCACGCGGCCAACGGGTACCTGCTCGACCAGTTCCTCACCGACTACACCAACCGGCGCACCGACTCCTACGGCGGATCGGTCGACGGCCGGATCAGGCTGACCGCCCGCGTCGTGACCGCCGTCGCCGAAGCCGTGCCGGATCTGGTGACCGGTGTGCGGCTGTCGCAGACGAAAGTCAACGACTTCACCTATCGCTGGCCCGGCGGCCGTGACGACGCCGAAGTGATCTTCGCGGCGGTCGCCGAGGCGGGCGCGGGCTACCTCCACATCGCCAGCGAGGGCCGGAACTGGCTCGAAACGGCGAAGCTGTCCGACGGCGAAACCATCACCGCCCTCGCCCGGAAGGTCACCGGGCTGCCGGTGATCGCCAACGGCGGGATGCACGACCTCGCCCAGGCACACGAGGTCCTCACCGGCGGGCACGCCGACGTGCTTTCGATCGGGCACGGCGCGCTGGCCAATCCCGATCTCCCCGCCCGTGTCGCCGCGTCGGAACCCCTGCAAGAGTTCGACCGGGCGATGGTCTCCCCGACGGTCACGGTGGCGAACGCGCGCCGCTGGCGGGAGAGTCGGCAAGCGTGA
- a CDS encoding PucR family transcriptional regulator: protein MLTLTALVADPDLELRVVVPGRDGALDGPVLWVHNTELPDPGPYVREHEVVLTNGLWLDRTDPADFVTRVVRAGAAGIIFGLRVEQRDTPGALAEACREAGLPLLEISIAVPFTAVTRAAAAIQAADRQNALMSLVRRGDELTSALSRGAGASGVLEILRREHELPLAVVDRMGRELASAGAGLDAGQARAAAEALAGHPPPLEADLGAGTRAALFPVGALGDADAALLCLRPVAGLTREERDALEQTARYLSLEVARHQAVQAIEMRFAVELLDMVLSGAQRVAEVPGRLRAFGVDPDGPLSVIALAFAGEDATATPPGMAEAVTDFLLADGLPAVVAAGSRDVVAVLPFRSGRQSPAAFAPRLAAAVSHRLSGGRVVVGLADPVSGAAGLREPLSRSREACRVLRGRRGGPVAASFAELGSYRLLLESHDEQWRHTFADALLGPLREHDRVRDGDLETTLRAFLDHDGQWAATAAALFVHVNTLRNRLAKVTELTGRDVGRTADRVDLFLALEAAQSG from the coding sequence ATGCTGACCTTGACGGCGCTGGTCGCGGATCCGGATCTCGAACTGCGGGTGGTCGTCCCCGGCCGCGACGGGGCGCTGGACGGCCCGGTGCTGTGGGTGCACAACACCGAGCTGCCCGATCCAGGGCCGTACGTGCGCGAGCACGAGGTCGTGCTGACCAACGGCCTGTGGCTGGACCGCACCGATCCGGCGGACTTCGTCACGCGAGTGGTCCGCGCGGGAGCGGCCGGGATCATCTTCGGGCTGCGCGTGGAACAACGGGACACACCTGGAGCGCTCGCCGAGGCATGCCGGGAAGCCGGGTTGCCGCTACTGGAGATCTCGATCGCGGTGCCGTTCACGGCGGTCACCCGCGCGGCGGCGGCGATCCAGGCCGCGGACCGGCAGAACGCCCTGATGTCCTTGGTGCGCCGAGGGGACGAGCTGACTTCGGCGCTGTCGAGGGGCGCGGGCGCTTCCGGCGTGCTGGAGATCCTCCGCCGCGAGCACGAGCTGCCGCTGGCGGTCGTCGACCGGATGGGCCGGGAGCTGGCCTCCGCCGGTGCCGGACTGGACGCCGGGCAGGCGCGCGCCGCGGCGGAGGCCCTGGCCGGGCATCCACCGCCGCTGGAAGCGGATCTCGGCGCGGGGACGCGGGCGGCGCTGTTCCCGGTCGGCGCGCTCGGTGACGCGGACGCCGCGCTGCTCTGCCTGCGTCCCGTGGCCGGGCTGACGCGGGAGGAACGGGACGCCCTGGAGCAGACCGCCCGGTATCTCAGCCTGGAAGTCGCCCGGCATCAGGCGGTGCAGGCCATCGAGATGCGGTTCGCCGTCGAACTGCTGGACATGGTGCTCTCCGGCGCGCAGCGCGTCGCGGAGGTACCCGGCAGGCTGCGCGCCTTCGGGGTCGACCCGGACGGGCCCCTGTCCGTGATCGCGCTCGCGTTCGCGGGCGAAGACGCCACCGCGACCCCGCCGGGAATGGCGGAGGCCGTGACGGATTTCCTGCTGGCGGACGGGCTGCCCGCGGTCGTGGCGGCGGGCAGCCGGGACGTCGTGGCGGTGCTGCCGTTCCGGTCCGGAAGGCAGTCGCCCGCCGCGTTCGCGCCCCGGCTGGCGGCGGCCGTCTCACACCGGCTGTCCGGCGGGCGGGTGGTCGTCGGGCTGGCCGATCCCGTATCCGGCGCGGCAGGCTTGCGCGAGCCGTTGTCGCGCAGCCGCGAAGCCTGCCGAGTGCTCCGCGGCAGGCGTGGCGGACCGGTGGCGGCGAGTTTCGCCGAACTCGGCAGCTACCGGCTCTTGCTGGAGTCGCACGACGAGCAGTGGCGGCACACGTTCGCCGACGCCCTGCTCGGCCCGCTGCGCGAGCACGACCGCGTCCGCGACGGTGACCTGGAGACGACCCTGCGGGCGTTCCTCGACCACGACGGCCAGTGGGCGGCCACCGCCGCGGCGCTGTTCGTGCACGTCAACACGCTGCGCAACCGGCTGGCCAAGGTCACCGAGCTGACCGGCCGCGACGTCGGGCGGACCGCGGACCGGGTCGACCTCTTCCTGGCGCTCGAAGCCGCTCAGTCCGGATAG
- a CDS encoding ClpP family protease, which yields MTDYEKQPLFDQRLRERFFSQRVLVLDGALDDDNGTVLTTQLLSLASEDPRKDIALWIHSPGGSVPSMLAIRDVMRLVPCDVATLALGLACSAGQFLLSAGTPGKRFALPHARILMHQGSAGIGGSAVEVEVQADDLRYTRDTVLGLISDDTGQPIDRIFADSLHDRWFTTGQAREYGFIDHIVESLDQVVPVRTHKLGLGSERGAGA from the coding sequence ATGACCGACTACGAGAAGCAGCCACTCTTCGACCAACGGCTCAGGGAACGGTTCTTCAGCCAGCGCGTGCTGGTCCTCGACGGCGCGCTCGACGACGACAACGGCACGGTGCTCACCACTCAGCTGCTGTCACTGGCGAGCGAGGATCCCCGCAAGGACATCGCGTTGTGGATCCACTCGCCGGGCGGCTCGGTCCCGTCGATGCTGGCCATCCGCGACGTGATGCGGCTCGTGCCGTGCGACGTCGCCACACTCGCGCTGGGGCTGGCGTGCAGCGCCGGGCAGTTCCTGCTGTCCGCGGGCACACCGGGCAAACGGTTCGCGCTGCCGCACGCGCGGATCCTGATGCACCAGGGTTCGGCGGGCATCGGCGGCTCGGCCGTCGAGGTGGAGGTGCAGGCGGACGATCTGCGCTACACGCGGGACACGGTGCTCGGCCTCATCTCCGACGACACCGGGCAGCCGATCGACCGGATCTTCGCCGATTCCCTCCACGACCGCTGGTTCACCACCGGGCAGGCGCGTGAATACGGCTTCATCGACCACATCGTCGAAAGCCTCGACCAGGTCGTCCCCGTCCGCACCCACAAACTCGGCCTCGGCTCGGAAAGGGGTGCCGGCGCATGA
- a CDS encoding helix-turn-helix domain-containing protein, giving the protein MADILPFQQKRASTPDSGPEPLWRDVLGQSLRAAREEQGGRLVDVAERAGISPQYLSEIERGRKEPSSEMIAAVTGALGIDLADLLFGIAGTVRRGGSTGFAVGRRPAGPLVMAA; this is encoded by the coding sequence ATGGCGGACATCCTTCCTTTCCAGCAGAAGCGCGCTTCCACCCCGGACAGCGGGCCCGAGCCGCTGTGGCGTGACGTGCTGGGCCAGAGCCTGCGCGCGGCGAGGGAGGAACAAGGTGGCCGTCTCGTCGACGTCGCGGAGCGCGCCGGGATCTCGCCGCAGTACCTTTCGGAGATCGAACGCGGCCGCAAGGAGCCGTCCAGCGAGATGATCGCCGCGGTCACCGGCGCGCTCGGGATCGACCTGGCGGATCTCCTGTTCGGCATCGCGGGCACGGTCCGGCGGGGCGGCAGCACGGGCTTCGCGGTCGGCCGCCGCCCGGCGGGCCCCTTGGTGATGGCCGCCTAG
- a CDS encoding MarR family winged helix-turn-helix transcriptional regulator: MEDVDAAGLDFWSFVALANRRLAQEYGFRHQLATEVLLTLNRASDLVTYDLEAAVHRPRGRSWSAFRLLFVVWLAGPLEPTSAARLTGMSRAAVSNLVKTLVAEGMLHRVPDERDGRSVQLSLTEAGHEEMVSVFREHNEREFGWTNALTETEQRILVMLLGKLITSRAEFGPRSRK, translated from the coding sequence ATGGAAGACGTGGACGCGGCGGGGCTGGACTTCTGGTCGTTCGTGGCGCTGGCGAACCGGCGGCTCGCGCAGGAGTACGGCTTCCGGCATCAGTTGGCGACCGAGGTGCTGCTGACCCTCAACCGTGCCTCGGACCTGGTGACCTACGACCTCGAAGCCGCGGTGCACCGGCCGCGCGGCCGTTCGTGGTCGGCGTTCCGGCTGCTGTTCGTGGTCTGGCTCGCCGGACCGCTCGAACCGACGAGCGCGGCCCGGCTGACCGGGATGAGCCGGGCGGCGGTGTCGAACCTGGTCAAGACGCTGGTCGCGGAGGGGATGCTCCACCGGGTCCCGGACGAGCGGGACGGCCGTTCGGTGCAGCTGTCGCTGACCGAGGCCGGGCACGAGGAGATGGTCTCGGTCTTCCGCGAGCACAACGAACGCGAATTCGGCTGGACGAACGCACTGACCGAGACCGAACAGCGGATCCTCGTGATGCTGCTGGGCAAACTGATCACGAGCCGGGCCGAGTTCGGTCCCCGAAGCCGCAAGTAG
- a CDS encoding polysaccharide deacetylase family protein yields the protein MTETSWHGGAAAVATLTFDVDAESPILAHGRGYADHLSTMSHQAYGPKVGVPRILGLLDELAVPATFFVPGWVAEQRPGLAATIVERGHEVAHHSYSHRPPTTMTAAEQRADFERGMAVFASQGIEISGHRAAGWESTWDTPALVAGHGLSYDSSLMADDRPYLIETGAGRIAELPVHWSLDDWEQYAFLPSPQIGSVITSPVRVLEMWRAELDAMRRYRCLFNLCLHPFLSGRPGRLEAVRALIEFGLGLGDVRFARCRDVAAAALADPALPAEPLRRLEADPAVYPD from the coding sequence GTGACCGAAACAAGCTGGCACGGCGGCGCGGCCGCGGTGGCGACCCTGACCTTCGACGTGGACGCGGAGTCCCCGATCCTCGCGCACGGCAGGGGGTACGCGGACCACCTGTCGACCATGTCCCATCAGGCGTACGGCCCGAAGGTCGGGGTGCCGCGCATCCTCGGCCTGCTCGACGAACTGGCCGTGCCCGCGACGTTCTTCGTACCGGGCTGGGTCGCCGAACAGCGGCCCGGCCTGGCCGCCACGATCGTGGAACGGGGGCACGAGGTGGCCCACCACTCCTACAGCCACCGGCCGCCGACCACGATGACCGCCGCCGAACAGCGAGCCGATTTCGAACGGGGCATGGCGGTCTTCGCGAGTCAGGGCATCGAGATCAGCGGGCATCGCGCGGCGGGCTGGGAGTCCACTTGGGACACTCCGGCGCTGGTGGCCGGACACGGGCTGAGCTACGACTCGTCGCTGATGGCCGACGACCGGCCGTACCTGATCGAGACCGGGGCGGGCCGGATCGCCGAGCTGCCGGTGCACTGGTCGCTCGACGACTGGGAGCAGTACGCGTTCCTTCCGTCGCCGCAGATCGGTTCGGTGATCACCTCGCCGGTCCGGGTGCTGGAGATGTGGCGCGCGGAACTGGACGCGATGCGCCGGTATCGCTGCCTGTTCAACCTGTGCCTGCACCCGTTCCTGTCGGGCAGGCCGGGACGGCTGGAGGCGGTGCGCGCGCTCATCGAGTTCGGGCTCGGCCTCGGTGACGTCCGCTTCGCCCGGTGCCGGGACGTGGCCGCCGCGGCGCTGGCCGACCCGGCCTTGCCCGCGGAACCCTTGCGGCGCCTCGAAGCCGATCCGGCGGTCTATCCGGACTGA
- a CDS encoding ClpP family protease: MSTYTIPNVISRSPAGERIMDVYSHLLSERIIYLGTAIDSGVANALITQLLYLEADNPEQEINLYINTEGGDPSAMLALYDTMRFIKAPVATTCVGQAVAAGAILLAAGEAGHRFVLPHTRVVLHQPAAQGRGTIPDLILQADEVVRVRTQLEEILSSHTGRAVSDLRHDTDRDRVFDAAGAVAYGLADRVLDSRG, encoded by the coding sequence ATGAGCACCTACACCATCCCCAACGTCATCTCCCGCAGTCCCGCCGGCGAGCGGATCATGGACGTCTACTCGCATCTGCTGTCGGAGCGGATCATCTACCTCGGGACCGCGATCGACTCCGGCGTGGCGAACGCGCTGATCACCCAGCTGCTCTACCTGGAAGCGGACAACCCGGAGCAGGAGATCAACCTCTACATCAACACCGAGGGCGGCGACCCGTCGGCGATGCTCGCGCTGTACGACACCATGCGCTTCATCAAGGCACCGGTCGCGACGACCTGCGTCGGCCAGGCCGTCGCGGCGGGCGCGATCCTGCTGGCCGCGGGCGAAGCCGGGCACCGGTTCGTGCTGCCCCACACCCGCGTGGTGCTGCACCAGCCCGCGGCGCAGGGCCGCGGCACCATCCCGGACCTCATCCTCCAGGCCGACGAGGTCGTGCGAGTGCGGACGCAACTGGAAGAGATCCTGTCTTCGCACACCGGCCGCGCCGTCTCGGATCTGCGGCACGACACCGACCGGGACCGCGTGTTCGACGCGGCGGGCGCCGTCGCGTACGGGCTCGCGGACCGCGTGCTCGACAGCCGGGGCTAG
- a CDS encoding DUF1989 domain-containing protein — protein sequence MSRTEVPPGTAKAVRVAAGDLVRVVDVEGGQVGDVFAFTDGGTELAEHHSAAHTRAGVDKLFPAVGESFVTDRRRPILTLVGDTSPGEHDMLIPACDPARYAALGAPGHRSCAANLREALDEAGLTFTGPTPQPINVFMRVPIGAGGRFSWLTASSRPGDAVTLRAEQDCVVVVSACPQDLVPISDAGLSPLAIETVRNGGTRS from the coding sequence ATGAGCAGAACGGAAGTACCACCAGGCACGGCGAAGGCCGTGCGAGTGGCGGCAGGCGATCTGGTCCGGGTGGTCGACGTCGAAGGCGGCCAGGTCGGCGACGTGTTCGCGTTCACCGACGGCGGGACCGAACTGGCCGAGCACCACAGCGCGGCGCACACCCGCGCCGGCGTCGACAAGCTGTTCCCCGCTGTCGGCGAGTCCTTCGTGACCGACCGGCGCCGCCCGATCCTGACCCTGGTCGGCGACACCTCCCCCGGCGAGCACGACATGCTCATCCCGGCCTGCGACCCGGCCCGGTACGCCGCGCTGGGGGCGCCGGGTCACCGGTCCTGCGCCGCGAACCTGCGCGAGGCGCTGGACGAAGCCGGCCTGACCTTCACGGGTCCGACCCCGCAGCCGATCAACGTCTTCATGCGCGTCCCGATCGGAGCGGGCGGCCGGTTCAGCTGGCTGACCGCGTCCTCACGGCCCGGCGACGCGGTGACCCTGCGGGCCGAACAGGACTGCGTCGTCGTGGTCTCCGCCTGCCCGCAGGATCTCGTGCCCATCAGCGACGCCGGACTCTCCCCGCTCGCCATCGAAACCGTCCGCAACGGAGGAACACGATCATGA